The Breoghania sp. genome has a segment encoding these proteins:
- the pyrH gene encoding UMP kinase yields MSDDLRWRRVLLKLSGEALMGEQGFGIDPNVVARIVGDIAAAVRLGVKIGLVVGGGNIFRGVQVAAKGGSRTAGDHMGMLATVMNGLALADALRGQGIPARVFSAVQMPSICETFTQRAADDRFAAGEVLVFVGGTGNPFFTTDSGAALRAAEMECDAMLKATNVDGIYSADPKLDPNAVRYDHLTHQEVLAKGLNIMDAAAIALARDNAIPVIVFSIHSPGALVDVLRGKGLATIVSD; encoded by the coding sequence ATGAGCGACGATCTTCGCTGGCGCCGTGTGCTGCTCAAGCTCTCCGGCGAGGCACTCATGGGAGAGCAGGGCTTCGGAATCGACCCGAATGTCGTTGCCCGGATCGTCGGTGATATTGCGGCTGCGGTGCGCCTCGGCGTGAAAATCGGCCTTGTCGTTGGTGGCGGGAACATCTTCCGCGGCGTTCAGGTCGCGGCAAAAGGCGGTTCGCGGACCGCTGGCGATCATATGGGCATGCTGGCGACCGTCATGAACGGGCTCGCACTTGCCGATGCGCTGCGCGGGCAGGGCATCCCGGCGCGTGTCTTCTCTGCGGTCCAGATGCCGTCCATCTGCGAGACATTCACCCAGCGCGCGGCCGACGATCGGTTCGCTGCCGGTGAGGTTCTCGTGTTCGTCGGCGGGACGGGCAATCCGTTCTTCACCACCGATTCGGGGGCCGCACTTCGTGCCGCGGAGATGGAATGCGATGCGATGCTGAAGGCGACCAATGTCGACGGCATTTATTCTGCGGACCCCAAGCTGGACCCGAATGCGGTACGCTACGACCATCTCACGCACCAGGAAGTGTTGGCCAAGGGGCTGAACATCATGGATGCAGCGGCTATTGCCCTTGCCCGGGACAATGCTATTCCGGTAATCGTGTTCTCGATTCATAGCCCCGGCGCTCTTGTCGACGTTTTGCGCGGCAAGGGGTTGGCGACGATCGTCAGCGATTAG
- the tsf gene encoding translation elongation factor Ts, with protein sequence MTITAAMVKELREKTGAGMMDCKSALTEAGGDMEAAVDWLRTKGLAKAAKKAGRVAAEGLVGVAASGSRAAVVEVNSETDFVARNEAFQEFVLDVTKAALNGDGNVEKLATADYPGKSGTIEENLKELIATIGENMTLRRAAVVSVENGIVASYVHNSVSDGVGKIGVLVGLESTGDTAKLDAFGRQVAMHVAATNPLALSADEVDPEVAERERQVYSEQARESGKPENIIEKMVEGRMRKFYEESTLLKQAFVINPDLTVEAAVAELGKEIGAPVKLTAFVRFALGEGIEKEESDFAAEVAAATAGN encoded by the coding sequence ATGACCATTACCGCTGCAATGGTGAAAGAGCTCCGCGAAAAGACCGGAGCCGGCATGATGGACTGTAAGAGCGCGCTCACCGAAGCCGGTGGCGACATGGAAGCAGCCGTTGACTGGCTGCGCACCAAGGGTCTCGCCAAGGCCGCCAAGAAGGCCGGCCGCGTTGCTGCCGAAGGCCTCGTCGGCGTTGCCGCTTCCGGATCCAGGGCCGCTGTCGTCGAAGTCAATTCCGAGACCGACTTCGTTGCGCGCAACGAGGCCTTCCAGGAATTCGTTCTCGACGTGACCAAGGCCGCGCTGAACGGTGACGGCAATGTCGAGAAGCTGGCAACAGCCGACTATCCCGGCAAGTCCGGTACCATCGAAGAAAACCTCAAGGAGCTGATCGCAACGATCGGCGAGAACATGACCCTGCGCCGCGCAGCCGTCGTGTCGGTGGAAAACGGCATTGTCGCCAGCTACGTCCACAACTCGGTCAGCGATGGCGTTGGCAAGATCGGCGTTCTGGTTGGGCTTGAGTCCACCGGCGATACCGCGAAGCTTGACGCATTCGGCCGTCAGGTCGCCATGCACGTCGCCGCGACCAACCCGCTGGCCCTTTCCGCCGATGAGGTGGATCCGGAAGTCGCCGAGCGTGAGCGTCAGGTCTATTCCGAGCAGGCGCGCGAGTCCGGCAAGCCGGAGAACATCATCGAGAAGATGGTGGAAGGCCGCATGCGCAAGTTCTACGAAGAGTCCACGCTCCTGAAGCAGGCCTTCGTGATCAACCCGGATCTCACCGTTGAGGCCGCTGTCGCGGAACTCGGCAAGGAGATCGGTGCGCCGGTCAAGCTTACCGCCTTTGTCCGCTTCGCCCTCGGCGAAGGGATCGAGAAGGAAGAAAGCGATTTCGCCGCAGAAGTGGCGGCGGCGACCGCCGGCAACTAA
- the rseP gene encoding RIP metalloprotease RseP, whose protein sequence is MAILTDLGALVWGYIIPFLFVLTIVVFFHELGHFLIARLCGVKVAAFSVGFGRELIGFNDRRGTRWKISLIPLGGYVKFLGDENAASVPDRETVQAMSEEERRGSFFAKSVGQRAAVVAAGPFANFILAIVIFAALFSIYGRSYSVPRVDAVQEQSAAAEAGFQPGDVILSIDGEAIQSFGDIQRIVTMSADIPLQVAVERDGREVTLVATPKRREITDRFGNVQKVGLLGLTQNTRPDDRYTVSYGPLEAVGEGAKETWQVISRTGIFIAGVFSGREDADQLGGPIRVAQYSGQVATLGLAALLNLAAVLSVSIGLINLMPVPMLDGGHLLFYAYEATVGKPLPDKVQDVGFRIGLALVFMLMIFATFNDVKSLVGVDVGW, encoded by the coding sequence ATGGCAATTCTGACGGATCTCGGCGCGCTGGTCTGGGGCTACATCATTCCCTTCCTCTTTGTGCTGACCATTGTGGTGTTCTTTCATGAACTCGGTCACTTCCTGATTGCCCGCTTGTGCGGGGTGAAGGTGGCTGCGTTCTCGGTCGGTTTTGGACGAGAATTGATCGGCTTCAATGATCGCCGGGGCACGCGCTGGAAAATCTCGCTCATTCCGCTGGGGGGCTATGTGAAATTCCTCGGCGACGAGAATGCCGCCTCCGTGCCTGATCGCGAGACGGTGCAGGCGATGAGTGAGGAAGAGCGCCGCGGCAGTTTCTTCGCGAAGTCGGTCGGCCAGCGCGCCGCCGTCGTTGCCGCCGGGCCCTTCGCCAACTTCATCCTCGCCATTGTTATCTTCGCTGCCCTGTTCTCCATTTACGGGCGCAGTTATTCGGTGCCGCGCGTGGACGCGGTCCAGGAGCAAAGCGCAGCCGCCGAAGCCGGGTTCCAGCCCGGCGATGTGATCCTCTCCATCGATGGTGAGGCGATTCAGAGCTTCGGGGACATTCAGCGCATCGTGACCATGAGTGCGGATATCCCGCTTCAGGTCGCGGTTGAGCGTGATGGTCGGGAGGTGACCTTGGTCGCCACGCCAAAGCGCCGCGAGATTACCGACCGGTTCGGCAATGTTCAGAAGGTCGGGCTGCTTGGTCTGACCCAGAACACACGGCCGGATGACCGGTACACGGTCAGCTATGGCCCGCTTGAAGCGGTAGGTGAGGGGGCGAAGGAGACGTGGCAGGTCATCTCGCGCACGGGCATCTTCATTGCCGGCGTCTTCTCGGGCCGCGAGGATGCTGACCAGTTGGGCGGGCCGATTCGCGTCGCGCAGTATTCCGGCCAGGTCGCTACCCTTGGGTTGGCGGCCTTGCTGAACCTGGCAGCGGTGCTTTCGGTCAGTATCGGACTTATCAATCTGATGCCTGTGCCGATGCTCGATGGCGGCCACCTGCTGTTCTACGCCTATGAGGCGACGGTGGGTAAGCCGTTGCCGGACAAGGTTCAGGATGTGGGATTCAGAATCGGGCTCGCGCTCGTGTTCATGCTTATGATTTTCGCGACTTTCAATGACGTGAAGTCACTCGTAGGGGTTGACGTGGGCTGGTGA
- a CDS encoding 1-deoxy-D-xylulose-5-phosphate reductoisomerase: MTDVLESPSEPRTEPLRLVILGSTGSIGCNTVDLISHHRDGFEVVALVANRNVKRLAEQARALRAKRAVVADASCYGALCEELAGSGIEAAAGPEAVVEAAVMAADMVVAAVVGAAGLAPTLAAVRAGRTVALANKESLVCAGRLVMAEARRHGATILPVDSEHNAVFQVFEGPNAGRVEKVILTASGGPFRTWSRDQIEAATPEAALRHPNWAMGARITIDSATLMNKGFELIEAYHLFPVEQDQLDVLVHPQSAIHGLVQYCDGSLLAQLGAPDMRTPIAHCLAWPRRIQVPAARLDLAQLGALTFEKPDMERFPALSLALSALRRGQGAEAVLNAGDEVAVAAFLERRIGFADIARVVEAAIEMAERAGILAEPTSLDDAMVLDGAGRRFANEVITRLGGGDV, from the coding sequence TTGACCGACGTTCTTGAATCTCCCTCGGAGCCGCGAACCGAGCCTTTGCGGCTTGTCATTCTTGGTTCGACGGGCTCGATCGGGTGCAACACGGTCGATCTGATCTCTCATCATCGTGACGGATTCGAAGTGGTGGCGCTGGTTGCGAACCGCAATGTGAAGCGGTTGGCTGAGCAGGCGCGCGCGCTTCGCGCAAAGCGCGCCGTGGTTGCCGATGCCAGTTGTTACGGCGCGCTTTGCGAGGAACTTGCGGGCTCCGGCATCGAGGCGGCCGCGGGACCGGAAGCTGTGGTGGAAGCCGCGGTCATGGCTGCGGACATGGTTGTGGCCGCGGTTGTCGGTGCCGCAGGTCTGGCGCCAACGCTTGCGGCCGTGCGGGCCGGGCGAACGGTGGCGCTGGCCAACAAGGAATCCCTCGTATGTGCGGGACGTCTGGTGATGGCGGAGGCGAGGCGCCATGGGGCCACGATCCTGCCGGTCGATTCCGAGCACAACGCGGTATTCCAAGTCTTTGAGGGACCGAATGCGGGGCGCGTGGAAAAGGTGATCCTGACGGCCTCGGGCGGACCCTTCCGAACCTGGAGCCGGGATCAGATCGAAGCGGCCACGCCGGAAGCCGCCTTGCGTCATCCGAACTGGGCAATGGGCGCGCGCATCACCATTGATTCCGCAACGCTGATGAACAAGGGCTTCGAACTTATCGAGGCTTATCATCTTTTCCCGGTTGAACAGGACCAGCTCGACGTGCTGGTGCATCCGCAATCGGCGATCCACGGCCTCGTGCAATATTGTGACGGTTCGTTGCTGGCTCAGCTTGGCGCCCCGGATATGCGCACCCCGATCGCCCATTGCCTTGCCTGGCCGCGTCGGATCCAGGTGCCAGCCGCACGGCTGGATCTGGCGCAGCTCGGCGCCTTGACGTTCGAAAAGCCGGATATGGAGCGGTTCCCCGCGCTTTCTCTTGCCCTGTCTGCTTTACGCCGCGGGCAGGGGGCGGAAGCGGTTCTCAATGCGGGTGATGAGGTTGCCGTTGCCGCATTTCTGGAACGCCGGATCGGGTTCGCCGATATCGCGCGCGTGGTGGAGGCGGCGATTGAGATGGCCGAGCGGGCGGGTATTCTGGCGGAGCCGACGTCCTTAGACGATGCCATGGTGCTGGATGGCGCGGGGCGGCGCTTCGCAAATGAAGTGATCACGCGTCTGGGGGGAGGTGATGTTTGA
- the bamA gene encoding outer membrane protein assembly factor BamA → MRIISKLFRVSVVTLALLGAAAMTPGGSVSPVGTAEAAVARAIVVQGNTRVEDETVRAYVTVKPGRAYGASDIDESIKALFATGLFADVRIVPQGGNLVVTVTENPIINRISFEGNKKLSDEALTGVIQSKPRSMLTRARIQSDVQRILEAYRRSGRFRATVEPKIIDRSSNRSDLVFEINEGDKTGVERITFIGNKNFSDGRLRDVIRTRQSGFLSWLRTTDIYDPDRLNADQELLRRYYYKHGYADFRIVSAVADLDREQNVFYVTFTVDEGEQYTFGDVEVVSSLQGVDDESLKSYLRTETGDTYNSEAVEKTLEDLTIEAANRGYAFAQVRPRGDRDYENHTIGISYYIEEGPRVYVERINIRGNDRTRDYVIRREFDIAEGDAYNRVLLDKAERRLKNLRFFKNVSITSERGSAPDRVVVNVNVEEESTGEVSFGIGYSTSDGVIGDISITERNFLGRGQFVRVGVGGGSDKHTYDFNFTEPYFLGRRISLSLEAYQHVYENNSVRDYDQKETGGGFGFGLPLRDDELKLNLFYKIYQTKISNLDPGASQILADAEGKRLTSLVGYSLVYNTLDDNSNPRDGIYAKFQQEFAGVGGDARYLKTTVEGRYYQELIPDWGLVGMLKGTGGSIHGIGKRLQFTDQFFIGGETIRGFETSGIGPRDIGSDDEALGGTYYAAVTAEATFPFPGVPEEFGLAGAVFVDAGSLWGIDNDLKNKAKKLGADDFDLRASVGFGLMWKSPFGPLRADIAVPVMKNDADETQIFRIGGGTRF, encoded by the coding sequence ATGCGCATTATCAGCAAACTGTTCCGGGTATCGGTTGTAACTCTGGCACTTCTCGGCGCTGCCGCGATGACGCCGGGTGGGTCTGTTAGCCCGGTTGGGACCGCAGAGGCTGCCGTTGCTCGCGCGATCGTCGTTCAGGGCAATACGCGAGTCGAAGACGAAACGGTTCGCGCCTATGTGACCGTAAAGCCGGGTAGGGCCTATGGCGCTTCCGACATCGATGAGTCGATCAAGGCGCTGTTTGCGACTGGTCTGTTCGCCGATGTTCGGATCGTTCCGCAGGGCGGCAACCTCGTTGTTACGGTCACCGAGAACCCGATCATCAATCGCATCTCGTTTGAGGGTAACAAGAAGCTCAGCGACGAGGCCTTGACTGGCGTTATCCAGTCCAAGCCCCGCTCGATGCTGACCCGTGCCCGCATTCAGTCCGACGTCCAGCGCATCCTGGAAGCCTATCGTCGCTCCGGCCGTTTCCGTGCGACCGTTGAGCCGAAGATCATTGACCGTTCGAGCAATCGTTCCGATCTGGTCTTTGAGATCAACGAAGGCGACAAGACCGGCGTCGAGCGCATCACCTTCATCGGCAACAAGAACTTCTCCGACGGTCGTCTGCGCGACGTGATCCGCACCCGTCAGAGTGGCTTCCTGAGCTGGCTGCGCACCACCGACATCTATGATCCGGACCGTCTCAATGCCGATCAGGAGCTGCTGCGCCGTTACTATTACAAGCATGGTTATGCCGACTTCCGCATTGTCTCGGCTGTCGCCGATCTCGATCGCGAGCAGAACGTCTTCTATGTGACCTTCACTGTCGATGAGGGTGAGCAGTATACCTTCGGCGATGTCGAGGTGGTCTCGTCGCTCCAGGGCGTCGATGACGAGAGCCTGAAGTCCTATCTGCGCACCGAGACGGGTGATACCTACAATTCCGAGGCGGTTGAAAAGACGCTTGAGGATCTGACGATCGAGGCAGCCAACCGCGGTTATGCCTTCGCTCAGGTTCGTCCGCGCGGTGATCGTGACTACGAAAATCACACGATCGGCATCTCCTACTACATCGAGGAAGGCCCGCGGGTTTACGTCGAGCGGATCAATATCCGTGGCAACGATCGTACCCGCGACTACGTGATCCGTCGTGAGTTCGATATTGCGGAAGGCGACGCCTATAATCGCGTGCTGCTCGACAAGGCCGAGCGTCGTCTGAAGAATCTCCGTTTCTTCAAGAACGTTTCGATCACCTCCGAGCGCGGCAGTGCTCCTGACCGTGTCGTCGTCAACGTGAATGTTGAAGAAGAGTCCACCGGTGAAGTGTCCTTCGGTATCGGTTACTCGACCTCCGATGGCGTGATCGGTGATATCTCGATCACGGAGCGCAACTTCCTCGGTCGCGGTCAGTTTGTCCGTGTTGGCGTCGGTGGTGGCAGCGACAAGCACACTTACGACTTCAACTTCACCGAGCCGTATTTCCTCGGTCGCCGGATTTCGCTCTCGCTGGAAGCCTACCAGCATGTCTACGAGAACAATTCGGTTCGTGACTACGATCAGAAGGAAACCGGCGGTGGCTTTGGTTTCGGTCTTCCGCTTCGCGATGACGAGCTGAAGCTGAATCTCTTCTACAAGATCTATCAGACGAAGATCTCGAACCTCGATCCGGGTGCGTCGCAGATTCTTGCGGATGCCGAAGGCAAGCGCCTGACCTCTCTGGTTGGCTACTCGCTGGTCTACAACACGCTGGATGACAACAGTAATCCGCGTGATGGCATCTATGCGAAGTTCCAGCAGGAATTTGCCGGTGTCGGTGGCGATGCACGTTACCTGAAGACGACTGTTGAGGGCCGCTATTACCAGGAGCTTATCCCGGACTGGGGCCTGGTTGGTATGCTGAAGGGCACGGGCGGATCCATTCACGGGATCGGCAAGCGCCTGCAGTTCACCGATCAGTTCTTCATTGGTGGTGAGACGATCCGTGGCTTCGAGACCTCCGGTATTGGTCCGCGTGACATCGGTTCCGATGATGAAGCCTTGGGCGGCACCTATTACGCTGCTGTCACGGCCGAAGCGACGTTCCCCTTCCCGGGTGTTCCGGAGGAGTTCGGTCTCGCGGGTGCCGTCTTCGTGGATGCCGGTTCCCTGTGGGGGATCGACAACGACCTGAAGAACAAGGCGAAAAAACTTGGTGCCGACGATTTCGATCTGCGCGCCTCTGTCGGCTTCGGCCTGATGTGGAAGTCGCCCTTCGGACCGCTGCGTGCTGACATCGCCGTGCCGGTTATGAAGAACGATGCGGATGAGACGCAAATCTTCCGCATCGGCGGTGGCACCCGCTTCTAA
- the rpsB gene encoding 30S ribosomal protein S2 — MALPDFTMRQLLEAGVHFGHQKHRWNPKMGEYLFGVRNNVHIIDLSQTVPLLHQALKAVSDTVAAGGRVLIVGTKRQAQEPVAEAARQSAQYFVNARWLGGMLTNWKTISGAIQRLRKLEEMLSNEAVTAQLTKKERLFMDRERDKLERNLGGIKDMGGIPDLIFVIDTNREGIAIQEARRLGIPVAAILDSNCDPAGITYPVPGNDDAGRAIQLYCDLISRAAIDGIARAQGSMGMDLGAAEEVVEPALEEATEEVVATADEAAPAATE, encoded by the coding sequence ATGGCTTTGCCTGATTTTACCATGCGCCAGCTGCTTGAGGCCGGTGTTCACTTTGGCCACCAGAAGCACCGCTGGAACCCGAAGATGGGCGAGTACCTCTTCGGTGTGCGCAACAACGTCCACATCATCGATCTGTCGCAGACCGTTCCGCTCCTTCACCAGGCGCTGAAGGCTGTGTCCGACACGGTTGCCGCCGGCGGTCGTGTGCTGATCGTTGGCACCAAGCGCCAGGCCCAGGAGCCTGTTGCCGAGGCCGCGCGCCAGTCCGCGCAGTACTTCGTCAACGCCCGTTGGCTCGGCGGCATGCTGACCAACTGGAAGACCATTTCCGGCGCCATCCAGCGCCTGCGCAAGCTTGAGGAAATGCTCTCCAACGAGGCGGTCACCGCACAGCTGACCAAGAAAGAGCGCCTCTTCATGGACCGCGAGCGCGACAAGCTGGAGCGCAACCTCGGCGGTATCAAGGACATGGGCGGCATCCCCGACCTGATCTTTGTGATCGACACCAACCGCGAAGGTATCGCCATTCAGGAAGCACGTCGTCTGGGCATCCCGGTCGCTGCGATCCTCGACAGCAACTGCGATCCGGCTGGCATCACCTACCCGGTGCCGGGCAACGATGACGCTGGCCGCGCCATCCAGCTCTATTGCGACCTGATCTCGCGCGCTGCCATCGACGGCATCGCCCGCGCACAGGGCTCCATGGGCATGGATCTCGGTGCCGCGGAAGAGGTTGTCGAGCCGGCGCTTGAGGAAGCGACTGAAGAAGTCGTTGCCACGGCTGACGAAGCCGCGCCCGCCGCGACCGAGTAA
- the lpxD gene encoding UDP-3-O-(3-hydroxymyristoyl)glucosamine N-acyltransferase produces MNDPVFFPAPVPVSVCQIAAWADAEIVRGDADTLISGVAPLDAATSGTLVFLDNPRYAGQLEKTEAAACLVAKKYLGRVPEGVIPLLTRDPYRALAKVMAHLYAPAMRPEGAFGEGEASVHPSATVDTSAVLEDGVRVEAGAVIGPRVEIGSGSVIGANAVVAAGCRVGRGCSIGPNVTLQHALLGNRVYLHPGVCVGQDGFGFAMGLEGHLKVPQIGRVVIQDDVEIGANTTIDRGANRDTIVGEGTKIDNQVQIGHNVVIGRNCVIVSQVGISGSSTLGDFVAIGGQTGVNGHVTIGMGAQIAAVSVVRDDIPAGARYGGVPAKPVRQWFREMTALQRLAEKNGKDAG; encoded by the coding sequence ATGAATGATCCGGTCTTCTTTCCGGCCCCCGTACCGGTCTCGGTCTGCCAGATCGCCGCTTGGGCCGATGCAGAGATCGTCCGCGGCGATGCCGATACACTCATTTCCGGCGTCGCACCGCTTGATGCGGCGACGAGCGGCACGCTCGTTTTTCTCGATAATCCGCGTTACGCGGGGCAATTGGAGAAGACAGAGGCTGCCGCCTGTCTGGTCGCGAAAAAATACCTCGGCCGGGTGCCGGAGGGGGTGATCCCGCTTCTGACCCGCGATCCCTATCGCGCTCTTGCTAAGGTCATGGCGCACCTCTATGCGCCGGCCATGCGCCCGGAGGGCGCGTTCGGGGAAGGAGAGGCGAGCGTTCATCCGTCTGCGACCGTGGATACATCTGCCGTGCTTGAGGACGGGGTGCGCGTGGAAGCCGGCGCGGTTATTGGTCCGCGCGTTGAAATCGGGAGTGGCTCCGTGATAGGTGCCAATGCGGTTGTTGCCGCCGGGTGCCGGGTCGGGCGGGGGTGCTCAATCGGGCCCAATGTGACGCTTCAGCATGCGCTTCTGGGGAACCGGGTCTATCTGCATCCCGGCGTCTGCGTTGGGCAGGACGGATTTGGTTTTGCCATGGGGCTTGAGGGACATCTCAAGGTCCCGCAGATCGGGCGCGTTGTCATTCAGGACGATGTTGAGATCGGTGCGAACACCACGATCGACCGTGGTGCGAACCGCGATACCATCGTTGGCGAAGGAACCAAGATCGACAATCAGGTGCAGATCGGCCACAACGTCGTGATCGGTCGCAATTGCGTGATTGTTTCGCAGGTTGGTATTTCCGGAAGTTCAACCCTTGGTGATTTTGTTGCAATTGGCGGCCAGACCGGCGTCAATGGCCATGTGACCATCGGCATGGGCGCGCAGATTGCCGCTGTCAGTGTTGTCAGGGATGACATTCCTGCCGGTGCACGCTATGGCGGCGTCCCTGCAAAGCCGGTCAGGCAATGGTTCCGCGAGATGACGGCATTGCAGCGTCTTGCGGAAAAGAACGGGAAGGACGCGGGGTAG
- a CDS encoding phosphatidate cytidylyltransferase, protein MNGQKEPDSEAGHPAQARKPAGRSNLFLRVASALVLAPVFLALVWYGGAPFLIVLTISSLLILNEWTRITGAAFSTSIVGAAGLVVACGAVWWGSGLTAIGVVVVAGAGIRLWELVAGHKPWSAAGVLYAGLPTVALAELRLGEQGLWAVAVILALTWATDIAAYFTGRALGGPKLWPSVSPNKTWSGAIGGVVGGALAASIVTLVSGIGLPVVIALLAMVFSVASQLGDLGESALKRRFGVKDSGSLIPGHGGIMDRVDGLVTATFAAYVVGLLASGGADPSLGLALL, encoded by the coding sequence ATGAACGGCCAGAAGGAGCCCGACAGCGAGGCTGGCCACCCGGCGCAAGCCAGGAAACCGGCTGGTCGGTCCAATCTGTTCTTGCGCGTGGCCTCAGCTCTTGTGCTGGCTCCGGTGTTTCTGGCCCTGGTCTGGTATGGCGGTGCGCCGTTCCTGATCGTGCTGACCATTTCTTCGCTGCTGATCCTCAATGAATGGACCCGGATCACCGGGGCGGCCTTTTCGACTTCGATCGTCGGTGCGGCCGGGCTAGTGGTTGCCTGCGGCGCGGTGTGGTGGGGCTCAGGTCTGACCGCAATCGGTGTGGTTGTTGTGGCGGGGGCGGGTATCCGGCTTTGGGAACTGGTTGCCGGGCATAAGCCATGGTCAGCGGCGGGGGTTCTTTACGCCGGATTGCCAACCGTTGCGCTGGCAGAGCTTCGCCTGGGCGAACAAGGATTGTGGGCGGTTGCCGTGATCCTCGCCCTGACCTGGGCCACCGACATCGCCGCCTATTTCACCGGGCGCGCGTTGGGAGGACCGAAGCTCTGGCCCTCCGTTTCTCCCAACAAGACCTGGTCTGGCGCAATCGGCGGCGTCGTCGGTGGTGCGCTTGCGGCCTCAATCGTTACGCTGGTGAGCGGCATCGGTTTGCCCGTCGTCATCGCGTTGCTGGCAATGGTGTTCTCCGTGGCATCGCAACTGGGCGATCTTGGTGAGTCTGCCCTGAAGCGCCGCTTCGGCGTAAAGGATTCCGGCAGCCTCATACCCGGTCACGGTGGTATCATGGATCGTGTCGATGGGCTGGTCACGGCGACATTTGCGGCCTATGTGGTGGGGCTCCTTGCAAGCGGTGGCGCAGATCCGTCGCTCGGCCTGGCGCTGCTCTAG
- the frr gene encoding ribosome recycling factor, whose protein sequence is MADAELDMKDLKRRMDGAISVLKTELSGLRTGRASSSMLESITVDAYGQQMPINQVATVSVPEPRMVSVQVWDKSMVGAVEKAIRNSSLGLNPVIDGTNLRLPIPELNEERRQELAKVAHKYGEQARVAVRHVRRDGMEMLKKLEKDGDMSQDEQRVASDSVQKLTDEMISEIDSVVERKEKEISQV, encoded by the coding sequence ATGGCAGACGCTGAACTCGACATGAAGGACCTCAAGCGCCGCATGGATGGCGCTATCTCGGTGCTGAAGACGGAGCTTTCGGGCCTCCGCACGGGCCGTGCATCGTCAAGCATGCTGGAATCGATCACCGTCGATGCCTATGGCCAGCAGATGCCGATCAACCAGGTTGCGACGGTCTCCGTGCCCGAGCCCCGCATGGTTTCCGTGCAGGTGTGGGACAAGAGCATGGTCGGCGCGGTTGAAAAGGCGATCCGCAATTCCAGCCTCGGTCTGAACCCGGTCATCGACGGCACCAATCTGCGCCTGCCGATCCCCGAGCTCAACGAAGAGCGCCGCCAGGAACTGGCCAAAGTCGCCCACAAATATGGTGAGCAGGCCCGGGTGGCCGTCCGTCATGTGCGCCGCGACGGCATGGAAATGCTCAAGAAGCTCGAGAAAGACGGCGATATGAGCCAGGACGAGCAGCGCGTTGCTTCCGATTCCGTTCAGAAGCTCACCGACGAGATGATCTCCGAAATCGATTCCGTCGTTGAGCGGAAGGAAAAGGAAATCTCGCAGGTCTGA
- a CDS encoding isoprenyl transferase, producing the protein MTASVDASDLVSRQPSDGGCSPRHVAIIMDGNGRWAAARGLPRTEGHRRGVDVMRRIVRRSIESGVDYLTLFSFSSENWSRPATEVSFLLTLLRRFVRTDLASLHKNGVRVRVIGEREGLAPDILSLLEEAERLTADNTLLTLVVAFNYGSRQEILSAAKRLARDVAEGRIGVDEIDCDEMSRRLYTSDIPDPDLIIRTSGEQRLSNFLLWQAAYSEFYFESALWPDYDEAAFDRALADYAKRERRFGRVSTQAVP; encoded by the coding sequence ATGACCGCAAGCGTGGACGCGAGTGATCTGGTCTCAAGGCAGCCCTCGGATGGGGGCTGCTCGCCTCGTCATGTCGCAATCATCATGGACGGCAATGGTCGCTGGGCAGCCGCCCGCGGCCTGCCGCGCACCGAAGGACACCGCCGAGGTGTCGATGTGATGCGCAGGATTGTCCGCCGCTCCATCGAAAGCGGCGTGGATTATCTGACGCTGTTCAGCTTTTCCTCCGAGAACTGGTCGCGTCCGGCGACCGAGGTCTCTTTCCTGCTCACGCTGCTGCGGCGCTTCGTGCGTACCGACCTCGCCAGCCTTCACAAGAATGGTGTGCGGGTGCGCGTGATCGGCGAACGCGAGGGGCTGGCGCCGGACATCCTCTCTCTTCTGGAGGAGGCCGAGCGTCTGACCGCTGACAATACACTGCTGACGCTGGTCGTCGCCTTCAACTATGGCAGCCGACAGGAAATCCTGTCAGCTGCCAAGAGGCTGGCACGCGATGTGGCTGAAGGCAGGATCGGCGTCGACGAGATCGATTGTGATGAGATGTCCCGGCGGCTCTACACATCCGATATCCCCGATCCCGACCTGATTATTCGCACCAGCGGAGAACAGCGCCTTTCGAACTTCCTGCTGTGGCAGGCGGCCTATTCGGAATTCTATTTCGAAAGCGCGCTCTGGCCGGATTATGACGAGGCGGCTTTCGATCGGGCACTTGCCGACTACGCCAAGCGCGAAAGGCGATTTGGCCGTGTCAGCACGCAGGCCGTGCCATGA